One segment of Manihot esculenta cultivar AM560-2 chromosome 4, M.esculenta_v8, whole genome shotgun sequence DNA contains the following:
- the LOC110614032 gene encoding uncharacterized protein LOC110614032 — protein MEQTLISHHTNGRNYRAKGLDKKRVLQLVLLLGICMWLLYQVKSSHHQQESYNGNLQNLSERNVTVVLGRKGMAKQKNHINAVTESQDTSGSEEYERTKDGGVGEDEIDGNISAKSHFPMFDMANEASEIEIVDDNGENNHRVEAFLDENGIPPDASNLFNSTPYEPTDRTQES, from the coding sequence ATGGAACAAACTCTTATATCACACCATACAAATGGGCGCAATTACAGAGCAAAGGGGTTGGATAAGAAAAGGGTTCTTCAGCTTGTTTTGCTTTTAGGAATTTGCATGTGGTTGCTATACCAAGTCAAGAGCTCGCACCACCAACAAGAGAGTTACAATGGGAATCTTCAAAATCTCAGTGAAAGAAACGTAACCGTAGTTTTGGGCCGCAAGGGGATGGCGAAGCAGAAGAACCATATAAATGCAGTTACAGAATCCCAAGATACAAGTGGTTCAGAAGAATATGAAAGAACAAAAGATGGAGGTGTAGGAGAGGACGAGATTGATGGGAACATCAGTGCCAAGTCGCATTTCCCAATGTTTGACATGGCAAACGAGGCATCTGAAATAGAGATAGTGGATGATAATGGTGAAAATAATCATAGAGTTGAGGCATTTCTTGATGAGAATGGTATTCCACCAGATGCCTCCAATCTCTTCAATTCAACACCATACGAACCTACGGACAGGACCCAAGAATCTTAA
- the LOC110613226 gene encoding uncharacterized protein LOC110613226, producing the protein MAPPNGEAVIATTFNKTNSFSKPPRLSNDNNLHRTISDISYELSKEEIDIKQLPPISEVEDAKCECCGMSEECTPEYIDRVRNKFSGKWICGLCAEAVKEEKEKKGCKVEEALNSHMSACARFNKFGRAYPVLFQAEAMREMLKKSTRRAQSFNTKGAQKNSGIARSSSCIAAITRDMTNFRMPN; encoded by the coding sequence ATGGCACCACCAAATGGGGAGGCAGTTATTGCTACAACTTTCAATAAGACCAACAGCTTCTCCAAGCCACCGAGACTCTCAAACGACAACAATCTTCATCGAACAATATCCGATATCTCTTACGAACTGAGCAAGGAAGAAATAGATATCAAGCAACTCCCACCAATATCTGAGGTTGAAGATGCAAAATGTGAGTGTTGTGGTATGAGCGAAGAGTGCACCCCCGAGTACATCGACCGAGTTCGTAACAAGTTTTCAGGGAAGTGGATTTGTGGGTTGTGTGCAGAAGCAGTGAAGGAAGAGAAGGAGAAAAAAGGATGCAAAGTAGAGGAGGCTCTTAATTCTCATATGAGTGCATGTGCAAGGTTTAACAAGTTTGGTAGAGCATATCCAGTGCTGTTCCAAGCTGAAGCCATGAGAGAGATGTTGAAGAAAAGCACAAGAAGGGCACAATCTTTTAATACAAAAGGTGCTCAAAAGAATTCAGGGATTGCCAGGAGTTCTAGCTGCATTGCAGCTATTACAAGGGACATGACCAATTTCAGAATGCCAAATTGA
- the LOC110613472 gene encoding homeobox-leucine zipper protein ATHB-15 has product MAMSCKDGKQPANLDNGKYVRYTPEQVEALERFYHECPKPSSIRRQQFIRECPILSNIEPKQIKVWFQNRRCREKQRKESSRLQAVNRKLTAMNKLLMEENDRLQKQVSQLVYENGYFRQHTQNTTLATKDTSCESVVTSGQHHLTPQHPPRDASPAGLLSIAEETLTEFLSKATGTAVEWVQMPGMKPGPDSIGIIAISHGCTGVAARACGLVGLEPTRVAEILKDRPSWFRDCRAMDVLNVLPTANGGTIELLYMQLYAPTTLAPARDFWLLRYTSVLEDGSLVICERSLKNTQNGPSMPSVQHFVRAEMLPSGYLIRPCEGGGSIIHIVDHMDLEPWSVPEVLRPLYESSTVLAQKTTMAALRQLRQIAQEVSQSNLTNWGRRPAALRALSQRLSRGFNEALNGFTDEGWSVMGNDGMDDVTILVNSSPEKLMGLNLSFSNGFSAVSNAVLCAKASMLLQNVPPAILLRFLREHRSEWADNNIDAYSAAAIKVGPCSLLGSRVGSYGGQVILPLAHTIEHEEFLEVIKLEGMGHSPEDAIMPRDMFLLQLCSGMDENAIGTCAELIFAPIDASFADDAPLLPSGFRIIPLDSAKEASSPNRTLDLASALETGPAGNKSSTDYSANSGCMRSVMTIAFEFAFESHMQEHVASMARQYVRSIISSVQRVALALSPSHLGSHAGLRSPLGTPEAQTLARWICQSYRCYLGVELLKSSSEGSETILKTLWHHSDAIMCCSLKALPVFTFANQAGLDMLETTLVALQDITLEKIFDDHGRKTLCSEFPQIMQQGFACLQGGICLSSMGRPVSYERAVAWKVLNEEETPHCICFMFINWSFV; this is encoded by the exons ATGGCAATGTCCTGCAAGGATGGTAAGCAACCAGCGAATTTGGACAATGGCAAATATGTCCGTTACACGCCTGAGCAGGTCGAGGCCCTGGAGAGGTTTTATCATGAGTGCCCCAAACCCAGCTCCATTCGTCGCCAGCAGTTCATTCGTGAATGCCCAATTCTCTCCAACATCGAACCTAAACAAATCAAAGTTTGGTTCCAAAATAGAAG aTGTAGAGAGAAGCAGAGGAAAGAGTCATCCCGCCTTCAAGCTGTAAATAGGAAGCTGACGGCAATGAATAAGCTTCTTATGGAGGAAAATGATAGGTTGCAGAAGCAGGTGTCACAGCTGGTGTATGAGAATGGCTACTTTCGCCAACATACCCAGAAT ACAACGCTTGCAACCAAAGATACAAGTTGTGAATCAGTGGTGACAAGCGGTCAACACCACTTGACTCCTCAGCATCCGCCAAGGGATGCGAGTCCTGCAGG GCTTTTGTCCATTGCAGAAGAGACTTTAACAGAGTTTCTTTCAAAGGCCACTGGAACTGCTGTGGAGTGGGTCCAAATGCCTGGAATGAAG CCTGGTCCGGATTCCATTGGAATCATTGCTATTTCTCATGGTTGCACTGGCGTGGCAGCACGAGCCTGCGGCCTAGTAGGTCTAGAGCCTACAAGG GTTGCAGAAATCCTCAAGGATCGGCCATCATGGTTCCGTGATTGTCGAGCCATGGATGTGCTGAATGTGCTGCCCACTGCAAATGGTGGAACCATTGAGCTGCTGTACATGCAG CTCTATGCACCAACAACGTTGGCGCCTGCTCGTGACTTCTGGTTGCTGCGCTATACTTCTGTTTTGGAAGATGGTAGCCTTGTG ATCTGTGAAAGATCACTTAAAAATACACAAAATGGCCCAAGCATGCCATCAGTACAGCATTTTGTAAGAGCTGAAATGCTGCCAAGTGGTTACCTGATAAGACCTTGTGAAGGGGGTGGCTCCATCATACACATTGTTGATCATATGGATTTAGAG CCCTGGAGTGTGCCTGAAGTGCTTCGGCCCCTGTATGAATCATCAACAGTGCTTGCTCAAAAGACAACAATGGCT GCTCTGCGCCAACTAAGGCAGATAGCTCAGGAGGTTTCTCAGTCTAATCTCACCAACTGGGGCAGACGACCAGCAGCATTACGAGCATTGAGTCAGAGGTTAAGTAG GGGTTTTAATGAGGCTCTCAATGGTTTTACTGATGAGGGATGGTCAGTGATGGGAAATGATGGCATGGATGATGTGACTATCCTTGTGAATTCCTCACCTGAGAAGTTAATGGGTTTAAATCTTTCCTTTAGTAATGGATTTTCAGCTGTCAGCAATGCAGTTTTATGTGCCAAAGCATCAATGCTTTTACAG AATGTTCCTCCTGCAATCCTTCTTAGGTTCTTGCGGGAGCACAGGTCAGAATGGGCAGACAACAATATTGATGCTTACTCAGCTGCTGCAATTAAAGTTGGTCCGTGTAGCTTACTGGGGTCTCGAGTTGGAAGTTATGGAGGTCAAGTCATTCTCCCTCTGGCTCATACCATTGAGCACGAAGAG TTTTTGGAGGTCATTAAATTGGAAGGTATGGGCCATTCTCCTGAAGATGCAATAATGCCTAGGGACATGTTTCTATTGCAA CTCTGTAGTGGAATGGATGAGAATGCCATCGGCACCTGTGCGGAGCTTATATTTGCTCCTATTGATGCATCCTTTGCAGATGATGCACCTCTTCTACCTTCTGGTTTTCGCATAATTCCCCTTGATTCTGCAAAG GAAGCCTCCAGTCCAAATCGCACCCTGGATCTTGCTTCTGCTCTTGAAACTGGACCGGCTGGAAATAAATCCTCTACTGATTATTCTGCTAATTCTGGCTGTATGAGGTCTGTGATGACAATTGCGTTTGAATTTGCATTCGAGAGCCATATGCAAGAGCATGTAGCATCAATGGCTCGACAATATGTCCGAAGTATTATATCATCAGTTCAGAGAGTGGCATTAGCCCTCTCTCCATCTCATTTGGGGTCACATGCTGGTCTTCGGTCTCCACTTGGTACTCCTGAAGCACAGACGCTTGCTCGCTGGATCTGCCAGAGCTATAG GTGCTATTTGGGCGTGGAATTACTCAAATCAAGCAGTGAAGGAAGTGAAACCATTCTCAAAACTTTGTGGCATCACTCGGATGCTATCATGTGCTGCTCTCTGAAG GCTTTGCCAGTCTTCACTTTTGCAAACCAAGCAGGGCTTGATATGTTGGAGACGACTTTGGTAGCCTTGCAAGACATAACTCTGGAAAAGATATTCGATGATCATGGTCGAAAGACTCTCTGCTCGGAGTTCCCACAGATAATGCAACAG GGGTTTGCTTGTCTTCAAGGTGGAATCTGTTTGTCAAGCATGGGCAGACCAGTCTCATATGAGCGAGCAGTGGCCTGGAAGGTGTTAAATGAAGAAGAAACTCCACATTGCATCTGCTTCATGTTTATAAACTGGTCTTTTGTGTAA
- the LOC110612689 gene encoding uncharacterized protein LOC110612689, whose amino-acid sequence MEQNLPVIAKRIWETVRVIFFMLRKGISKRKLLVDLNMMLKRGNKIATKAIGNLMFHHHDHHRNISFPAPPQEYEFSCSNTPMYSLPFHVNKRRHHNHHHNNFFSCAFHAPPTLDDDVTTMNAVKLALEMLNNNNNEVMVEASPMLPGFGRSPMVRQLRITDSPFPLRDVDDDNGIVDKKAEEFIERFYKELRQQQKK is encoded by the coding sequence ATGGAGCAAAATCTACCAGTGATAGCCAAAAGAATATGGGAAACTGTACGTGTTATCTTCTTCATGCTTCGAAAGGGCATATCAAAGAGAAAGCTTCTGGTTGATCTCAATATGATGCTTAAACGCGGCAACAAGATTGCAACTAAAGCCATCGGCAACCTCATGTTCCACCACCATGACCACCACCGCAACATCTCTTTCCCTGCTCCACCCCAGGAGTACGAGTTCAGCTGCAGTAACACCCCCATGTACTCACTTCCCTTCCATGTCAACAAGCGCCGACACCACAATCACCACCATAATAACTTCTTCTCATGTGCATTCCATGCGCCACCAAcacttgatgatgatgttacAACCATGAACGCTGTGAAGCTGGCTTTGGAGATGTTAAACAACAATAACAATGAGGTGATGGTGGAGGCGTCACCCATGTTGCCTGGGTTTGGTCGGAGCCCAATGGTGAGACAGCTGAGGATAACGGACTCACCGTTCCCGTTGAGAGATGTTGACGATGATAATGGTATCGTGGACAAGAAAGCTGAGGAGTTTATAGAGAGGTTCTACAAGGAACTGAGGCAGCAGCAAAAGAAATGA
- the LOC110612690 gene encoding uncharacterized protein LOC110612690 encodes MAPETTKQSHSSSSDVVDKHKNLDREVRDMVNAITSRVGDLHKPGGSQQLQQTEQDEHGVRIITLAGTNTGATMRSELDEKLPNNAPQDGVSGGEPEALDTYVNSNFQAVNNSIMLGSSYNTNDPGVHLEISDIIEQRGYNKPNKHAKKGKKKDKEVLKSDQQTDHSE; translated from the coding sequence ATGGCTCCTGAAACAACAAAGCAAAGCCACTCATCCTCCTCTGACGTAGTAGACAAGCACAAAAACCTTGATCGCGAGGTCAGAGACATGGTGAATGCAATAACATCTCGTGTTGGAGATCTTCATAAGCCAGGCGGATCGCAGCAGCTCCAACAGACGGAGCAGGATGAACATGGCGTAAGAATCATCACACTTGCTGGAACAAACACGGGAGCTACAATGCGAAGCGAGTTGGATGAAAAACTACCAAATAATGCTCCTCAAGATGGCGTGTCAGGAGGCGAACCTGAGGCATTGGATACATACGTCAACAGCAATTTCCAAGCTGTGAACAACTCTATCATGCTAGGTAGCAGCTATAACACCAATGACCCTGGTGTTCATTTGGAAATTTCTGACATTATTGAACAACGTGGGTATAATAAACCAAATAAGCATGCAAAGAAGGGCAAGAAAAAGGACAAAGAAGTCCTCAAATCTGACCAGCAAACCGATCATTCTGAATGA